A DNA window from Thermosynechococcaceae cyanobacterium Okahandja contains the following coding sequences:
- a CDS encoding metal ABC transporter permease has product MVAWQPIVERAIDLFQLPFMQRALWGGIFTGAMGGALGSFTILRQLSFFSDALGHSALLGISLGVVLGLNPSLVLLPFAVLFALVVTYLLERTRLWTDALLNIIYSASLALAIVLLSFADRYRGGLNNLLFGDILAVQPQDLLLSGVLCGIVALFVVLTLRVQLLMTVNETLAVARGVAVDGQRLLFITLLALVVAVSIKTVGVLLISAFVVIPACSARLWSRQFSHYVLLASGVGVGSAVTGILLSAAFNLPSGPSIVLCQLAIFGVSVVVNGGSRQRRTRHQVPVNSGGT; this is encoded by the coding sequence ATGGTGGCGTGGCAGCCGATTGTTGAGCGGGCCATTGACCTGTTTCAGTTGCCCTTCATGCAGCGAGCACTCTGGGGCGGCATCTTTACGGGGGCAATGGGGGGTGCCCTCGGCAGCTTTACCATTTTGCGGCAGTTGTCTTTTTTTAGTGATGCCTTGGGGCACTCGGCGCTACTGGGGATTAGCTTGGGCGTGGTACTGGGACTGAACCCCTCCCTAGTGCTGCTGCCCTTTGCGGTTCTGTTTGCCTTGGTGGTCACCTACCTGCTCGAGCGTACCCGCCTGTGGACGGATGCGCTGCTGAACATTATCTATTCCGCCTCCTTGGCCTTAGCAATTGTGCTCCTTAGTTTTGCCGATCGCTATCGCGGTGGTTTGAATAACTTGCTCTTTGGCGATATTCTGGCGGTGCAGCCGCAGGATTTGCTGCTCAGCGGTGTGCTCTGCGGCATTGTGGCTCTCTTTGTGGTCTTGACCCTACGGGTGCAGTTATTAATGACGGTCAACGAAACGTTGGCAGTGGCGCGGGGGGTGGCCGTTGACGGGCAGCGGTTACTGTTTATTACGCTCTTGGCATTGGTGGTGGCGGTATCCATTAAAACGGTGGGGGTGTTGCTCATTAGCGCCTTTGTTGTGATTCCCGCCTGTAGCGCTCGGCTCTGGAGTCGGCAATTTTCCCACTATGTGCTGCTGGCCAGTGGCGTGGGTGTGGGCAGTGCTGTGACGGGGATTCTTCTCTCTGCCGCCTTTAACTTGCCGTCGGGGCCGAGCATTGTGCTGTGTCAACTGGCCATTTTTGGGGTGTCAGTGGTGGTTAATGGTGGCTCGCGCCAACGCCGTACAAGGCACCAAGTTCCAGTAAACTCAGGCGGGACTTAG
- a CDS encoding DUF2993 domain-containing protein — MSPVLPNLVADRPEAETLIDPPVVAERGLIPRVLVPALRWWLLSQLDTVEGLEIDLNVGDRQLLRGHLPWVRLGAGVASYRGIQLRQVAVQAEHIRINLGQVVRGKPLKLLAPVAVRGELVLTQADLQASLGSALLQSGLRSLLKLLEQQGLGKAGVDRDNWHLVRAAVTLGAGHLELRFTMENGQQGQVCWCCTTGIALQDERTLCLTDLQWQGEATIHPPMSIDLGAGVALQELSLSAEALRVQGMICIYP; from the coding sequence ATGTCGCCTGTTCTTCCAAATCTTGTTGCCGATCGCCCTGAGGCTGAAACCCTGATCGACCCACCAGTGGTTGCTGAGCGGGGGCTGATTCCACGGGTACTGGTGCCCGCTCTACGCTGGTGGCTGCTCTCCCAACTGGATACGGTGGAGGGGCTAGAGATTGATTTGAATGTGGGCGATCGCCAACTGCTGCGGGGGCATTTACCTTGGGTGCGGCTTGGGGCAGGAGTGGCCAGCTATCGGGGCATCCAACTACGGCAGGTGGCCGTGCAGGCGGAGCATATTCGGATCAACCTAGGGCAAGTGGTGCGCGGCAAACCCCTCAAACTCTTGGCACCGGTGGCCGTGCGCGGCGAGCTTGTGCTGACCCAAGCAGATTTGCAGGCATCGTTAGGGTCGGCGTTGCTGCAATCGGGGTTGCGCTCGTTACTCAAGCTGCTGGAGCAGCAGGGACTGGGGAAAGCGGGGGTTGATCGCGACAACTGGCACCTAGTGCGGGCGGCGGTAACCCTTGGTGCCGGACATCTTGAGTTGCGGTTTACCATGGAAAATGGCCAGCAAGGGCAGGTGTGTTGGTGTTGTACCACCGGGATTGCTTTGCAGGATGAACGCACCCTGTGCCTCACAGATCTCCAATGGCAGGGGGAAGCCACGATTCATCCCCCGATGTCCATTGATTTGGGAGCAGGGGTGGCGCTGCAGGAATTGTCCCTGAGTGCTGAGGCCCTAAGAGTGCAGGGGATGATCTGCATTTATCCCTAG
- the tsaD gene encoding tRNA (adenosine(37)-N6)-threonylcarbamoyltransferase complex transferase subunit TsaD → MVRILAIETSCDETAAAVVRDRHIESNIIASQAECHQPFGGVVPEVASRAHLSNINGVIATAMAEARCDWGDIDAIAVTCAPGLVGSLLIGVTAAKTLAMVHRKPLVGVHHLEGHLYASYLAEPSLEPPFLCLLVSGGHTSLIGVYGCGQYQLLGQTRDDAAGEAYDKVARLLGLGYPGGPVLDRLAQRGNPDAFTLPEGNISLANGKVHPYDSSFSGLKTAVARLVAQLKESHGDDLPVADIAASFQKAVAQALTKRAIAAAVDHGFSTLAIGGGVAANSGLRQHLTTAAAPLGLRLIFPPLRLCTDNAAMIGCAAADHVRKGDRSPLSLGAKSRLSLLELGALYGVGASHH, encoded by the coding sequence ATGGTTCGCATTCTCGCCATTGAAACAAGTTGTGATGAAACGGCAGCCGCGGTGGTGCGCGATCGCCACATCGAGAGCAATATCATTGCCTCTCAAGCGGAGTGCCATCAACCCTTTGGCGGCGTGGTTCCTGAAGTGGCCTCCCGTGCTCACCTGAGTAATATCAATGGGGTGATTGCCACCGCCATGGCCGAAGCCCGGTGTGATTGGGGGGACATCGATGCCATTGCGGTCACCTGCGCCCCCGGGCTGGTGGGGTCACTCCTGATTGGGGTCACGGCGGCCAAAACCCTTGCCATGGTTCACCGCAAACCTTTGGTGGGTGTTCACCACCTAGAAGGACACCTCTACGCCTCCTATTTGGCAGAACCGAGCCTTGAGCCACCCTTTTTGTGTTTATTGGTCTCGGGTGGGCACACTAGTTTAATTGGCGTTTATGGCTGTGGCCAGTACCAATTGTTGGGCCAAACCCGCGATGATGCCGCGGGCGAAGCCTACGACAAAGTGGCGCGGCTGCTGGGACTGGGCTACCCAGGCGGGCCGGTGTTGGATCGTTTAGCCCAACGCGGCAACCCCGATGCCTTTACCCTGCCGGAGGGCAATATCTCTCTGGCTAATGGTAAAGTTCACCCCTACGATTCGAGTTTTAGCGGCCTCAAAACAGCAGTAGCGCGGCTCGTGGCGCAACTGAAGGAGAGTCACGGGGATGACCTGCCCGTGGCCGATATTGCTGCCAGTTTTCAGAAAGCGGTTGCCCAAGCTCTCACCAAGCGGGCGATCGCGGCGGCGGTGGATCACGGCTTTAGCACCTTGGCGATTGGGGGGGGGGTGGCGGCCAACTCAGGACTGCGGCAGCACCTGACCACTGCGGCAGCGCCCCTAGGGCTGCGCCTGATTTTCCCCCCATTGCGCCTGTGTACCGATAACGCGGCCATGATTGGCTGTGCGGCGGCGGATCACGTTCGTAAGGGGGATCGCTCACCCCTGAGTTTGGGGGCTAAGTCCCGCCTGAGTTTACTGGAACTTGGTGCCTTGTACGGCGTTGGCGCGAGCCACCATTAA
- the pilM gene encoding type IV pilus assembly protein PilM yields the protein MGDIVLGNLFAKKKQGLGIELTPERVNIVQVQRQKQGLKANAIVSVPLSEGAIVDGRIIDTVAVADAIRQGMEDKRIKQKEVVSAIPMNEAVIRLIRLPAELPDYELREVVLMQEAPLYLPFPREEADVDYQKLGSSLDEDGIERVEILLVGTPREVTDAYITTFTQAGLQLTALEVTSFALMRTLRDSLQQFVGEAAAIVDIGEEGTEISIVKDGIPQFNRKVPIGKDRMQEAISRAMNLPPSMGVDLIENLTVPLEPMDVTGALNPSGAAILRVLTDLADEIRRSIDFYLNQGESLEVSQLLLAGPGASIGQVDEFFSQRLNYSTTLVDPISLLGLQTPEEIPLEKRPALGTAIGLSLRGA from the coding sequence GTGGGTGATATTGTGTTAGGGAACTTATTTGCCAAAAAAAAGCAAGGCTTGGGGATTGAACTGACCCCAGAGCGGGTCAATATTGTCCAAGTCCAACGGCAGAAGCAGGGTCTCAAGGCAAATGCCATTGTCTCGGTTCCCCTTAGTGAAGGTGCCATCGTTGACGGCCGCATTATCGACACTGTTGCCGTTGCCGATGCCATTCGCCAAGGCATGGAAGACAAACGCATTAAGCAAAAAGAGGTGGTCAGTGCCATCCCCATGAACGAGGCGGTCATCCGCCTGATTCGGTTGCCCGCAGAGCTACCCGACTACGAGTTGCGCGAAGTGGTGCTGATGCAGGAAGCCCCCCTGTACCTCCCCTTTCCGCGGGAAGAAGCGGATGTTGACTACCAAAAATTGGGTAGCTCCCTCGACGAAGACGGCATTGAGCGGGTAGAAATTTTGCTAGTGGGCACGCCCCGAGAAGTTACCGATGCCTACATTACCACCTTCACCCAAGCCGGACTGCAACTCACGGCCCTCGAAGTCACGAGCTTTGCCCTCATGCGTACCCTGAGAGACTCCCTGCAACAGTTTGTGGGTGAAGCCGCTGCCATTGTTGATATTGGTGAGGAAGGCACCGAAATTAGCATTGTCAAAGATGGCATTCCCCAGTTCAACCGCAAAGTTCCCATCGGCAAAGATCGGATGCAGGAGGCCATCAGCCGAGCCATGAACTTACCCCCCTCCATGGGCGTTGACCTCATTGAAAACTTAACCGTACCCCTTGAACCCATGGATGTTACCGGTGCCCTCAACCCGAGCGGTGCTGCCATTTTGCGCGTACTGACTGACTTAGCCGATGAAATTCGCCGCTCCATCGACTTTTACCTCAACCAAGGGGAAAGCCTTGAAGTCTCGCAACTTCTGCTCGCCGGCCCCGGAGCCAGCATTGGTCAAGTGGACGAGTTCTTCAGCCAGCGGCTCAATTACTCCACCACGTTGGTTGACCCCATTTCCCTGTTAGGATTGCAAACCCCCGAAGAGATCCCCCTAGAAAAACGCCCGGCGCTTGGCACGGCCATTGGTTTGAGCCTACGCGGAGCCTAA
- a CDS encoding deoxyribodipyrimidine photo-lyase, whose amino-acid sequence MSHPLHLFWHRRDLRLADSLGLHTARQQTAKVVGLFCLDPALLSSAEVAAVRVTYLIGCLQALANAYQQRGGTLLVFQGDPRQVIPHVAQGLNAVAVHWHEDVEPYGRDRDRAVAERLKALGIAVHTQWDQLLHPPSAVLTQQAQPYTVYTPFWRNWSALPKAAPVPTPTDFSPLSEQERAIATTLGSIPIPSARELGFEWSGELILTPGEAAAAQQLQQFTRQAIYEYGEQRNYPGRPGTALISPALKFGVIGIRTVWAASLAALEQARSDEAQAGIRTWQQELAWREFYQHALYWFPELAEQPYRKGFASFPWVNDAAQFAAWCRGETGYPIVDAAMRQLNHTGWMHNRCRMIVASFLTKDLIINPQWGERYFMQRLIDGDLAANNGGWQWSASSGMDPKPLRIFNPMSQAQKFDPEADYIREWLPELRSVDTADLLSGNISPLERHRCGYPLPIVEHHEQQRRFKELYHQHFRTAST is encoded by the coding sequence ATGAGTCATCCCCTGCACCTGTTTTGGCACCGGCGTGATCTGCGCCTTGCCGATAGCCTCGGCCTTCATACCGCGCGGCAACAGACGGCAAAGGTGGTGGGCCTGTTTTGCTTAGATCCGGCACTATTAAGCTCGGCAGAGGTGGCTGCTGTACGGGTCACCTACTTGATTGGGTGTTTACAGGCCCTCGCCAACGCCTATCAACAGCGGGGAGGCACGCTCTTGGTGTTTCAAGGGGATCCACGGCAAGTGATCCCCCACGTTGCCCAAGGCCTCAATGCGGTGGCCGTTCACTGGCATGAGGACGTAGAACCCTACGGACGCGATCGCGATCGGGCGGTTGCTGAGCGCCTCAAAGCGTTGGGGATTGCGGTTCACACCCAATGGGATCAGTTACTGCACCCCCCCAGTGCCGTCCTCACTCAGCAGGCGCAGCCCTACACCGTCTATACCCCCTTTTGGCGCAATTGGTCCGCCCTGCCCAAAGCAGCCCCCGTGCCAACCCCGACCGACTTTAGCCCCCTGAGTGAGCAGGAGCGCGCGATCGCCACCACCCTAGGGAGCATCCCCATACCCAGCGCCCGCGAGCTAGGCTTTGAGTGGTCGGGGGAACTGATTCTAACACCCGGCGAAGCCGCCGCCGCACAGCAACTCCAGCAGTTTACCCGGCAGGCCATTTACGAGTACGGTGAGCAGCGCAACTATCCGGGGCGACCCGGCACAGCCCTGATTAGCCCCGCCTTAAAATTTGGCGTTATCGGCATTCGCACGGTGTGGGCGGCCTCACTGGCGGCGTTAGAGCAGGCCCGCAGTGACGAAGCGCAAGCCGGTATTCGCACTTGGCAGCAGGAACTAGCGTGGCGGGAATTCTATCAGCACGCCCTCTACTGGTTTCCAGAATTGGCGGAGCAACCTTATCGCAAAGGGTTTGCCAGCTTCCCTTGGGTGAACGATGCGGCGCAGTTTGCGGCCTGGTGTCGCGGTGAAACCGGCTACCCCATCGTCGATGCCGCCATGCGGCAATTAAACCACACCGGTTGGATGCACAACCGCTGTCGCATGATTGTCGCCAGCTTTCTGACCAAAGACCTCATCATTAATCCCCAGTGGGGGGAGCGCTACTTTATGCAGCGCCTCATTGATGGGGACCTCGCCGCCAATAACGGCGGTTGGCAGTGGAGCGCCTCCAGTGGCATGGATCCTAAGCCACTACGTATTTTTAACCCCATGAGTCAAGCCCAGAAATTTGACCCCGAAGCCGACTATATTCGAGAGTGGTTGCCGGAACTCCGCTCCGTTGATACTGCCGATCTGTTATCGGGGAATATCTCGCCCCTCGAACGACACCGCTGTGGCTACCCACTGCCAATTGTTGAGCATCACGAGCAGCAGCGCCGCTTTAAGGAACTGTACCACCAGCATTTTCGCACCGCCAGTACCTAG
- the psaK gene encoding photosystem I reaction center subunit PsaK, which yields MVLATLPDTTWSPAVGLVVIVCNLFAIAIGRYAIQSRGKGPSLPVSLPALFEGFGLPELLATTSFGHLLAAGVVSGLQYAGAL from the coding sequence ATGGTGCTAGCTACGCTCCCCGATACAACATGGTCTCCTGCCGTAGGCTTAGTGGTCATTGTGTGCAACCTGTTTGCGATCGCCATTGGTCGCTATGCCATTCAGTCGCGGGGGAAAGGCCCTAGCTTACCGGTTTCACTGCCCGCCTTGTTTGAAGGCTTTGGGCTACCGGAATTATTGGCCACCACCAGCTTTGGTCACCTCTTGGCGGCTGGTGTGGTCAGTGGCCTACAGTACGCTGGTGCCCTCTAG
- the pyk gene encoding pyruvate kinase, whose product MSNQPLQRRTKIVATIGPAVSQPDKLRALIQAGATTLRLNFSHGTHEDHQRSIRLIRQISYELGQPVGILQDLQGPKIRLGRFENGSIALKRGDRFTLTSRVLMGNQHISSITYPPLAQEVPAGATILLDDGRVEMVVEEVDKAAGELHCRVVVGGPLSNSKGVNFPGVYLSIKALTEKDREDLMFGLNQGVDWVALSFVRNPQDVLEIKELIANTGKQVPVIAKIEKHEAIEQMDAILSLCDGVMVARGDLGVELPAEDVPILQKRLIAAANRLGIPVITATQMLDSMVKSPRPTRAEISDVANAILDGTDAVMLSNETAMGDYPVEAVKMMATIAARIDNQPQLRQASADPLAGRSIPNAISQAVGQIAAQLQAKAIITQTKSGATARNVSKFRPQIPILAATPHIEVARRLQLVWGVEPLLTLDHPSLRQSFQAAINVAQERGFLAEGDLVVMTAGTLQGVSGSTDMIKVELVTSVMGRGCGIGHGSVSGPARVVHDGSPVRTFNSGEILVAPRTSADLVEAIRKAAGIITEDDSLTSHAAVLGLRLGIPVIVGVKNATHLIREGTILTMDVERGLVYSGAIGATQRSPE is encoded by the coding sequence ATGTCCAACCAGCCGTTGCAACGTCGCACCAAAATTGTCGCTACCATTGGCCCTGCCGTCAGTCAGCCCGATAAACTGCGCGCCCTGATTCAAGCGGGAGCCACCACCCTCCGCCTCAACTTTTCCCACGGCACCCACGAGGATCACCAGCGTAGCATTCGCCTCATTCGCCAAATTTCCTACGAGTTGGGGCAGCCCGTGGGCATCCTTCAGGATCTCCAAGGCCCAAAAATTCGCCTCGGACGGTTTGAAAACGGCTCCATTGCCCTCAAGCGGGGCGATCGCTTCACCCTGACGAGTCGCGTCCTCATGGGGAATCAGCACATTAGCTCGATTACCTACCCACCCCTAGCCCAAGAGGTTCCTGCGGGTGCCACGATTCTGCTGGACGATGGTCGGGTGGAAATGGTGGTCGAGGAGGTGGATAAAGCGGCGGGTGAACTCCACTGCCGGGTGGTGGTTGGCGGCCCCTTGTCCAATTCCAAGGGGGTTAACTTCCCGGGGGTTTATCTGTCGATCAAGGCCCTGACAGAAAAAGATCGCGAGGATCTGATGTTTGGCCTGAATCAGGGGGTGGACTGGGTGGCTCTGAGTTTTGTCCGCAACCCCCAAGATGTACTAGAAATTAAGGAACTGATTGCCAACACGGGGAAGCAGGTGCCCGTCATTGCCAAAATCGAGAAGCACGAAGCCATCGAGCAGATGGATGCGATTCTTTCCCTGTGCGATGGGGTGATGGTGGCTCGGGGTGATTTGGGGGTAGAACTGCCGGCAGAAGATGTCCCCATTTTGCAAAAACGGCTGATTGCGGCGGCCAACCGCTTAGGCATCCCGGTGATTACCGCCACCCAAATGCTCGATAGTATGGTGAAAAGTCCGCGCCCCACCCGGGCGGAAATTTCCGATGTGGCCAATGCTATCCTTGACGGCACCGATGCGGTCATGCTCTCCAACGAAACGGCGATGGGGGATTACCCCGTAGAAGCAGTGAAAATGATGGCCACCATTGCTGCTCGCATCGACAACCAACCGCAATTGCGCCAAGCCAGTGCCGATCCCCTTGCCGGTCGCTCTATTCCCAACGCCATTAGCCAAGCGGTGGGGCAAATTGCCGCCCAACTCCAAGCTAAGGCGATTATTACCCAAACCAAAAGTGGTGCAACGGCTCGGAATGTCTCGAAGTTTCGCCCCCAGATTCCTATTTTGGCGGCCACTCCCCATATTGAGGTGGCGCGGCGGCTGCAATTAGTGTGGGGGGTAGAACCGCTGTTGACGTTGGATCATCCCTCATTGCGGCAGTCCTTTCAGGCGGCCATTAACGTTGCCCAAGAGCGGGGCTTTCTGGCGGAGGGGGATTTAGTCGTGATGACGGCGGGCACGCTCCAGGGGGTTTCCGGCTCCACCGATATGATTAAGGTGGAACTGGTGACCTCAGTGATGGGACGCGGCTGTGGCATTGGTCATGGTTCGGTGAGTGGGCCAGCGCGGGTGGTGCATGATGGCAGTCCGGTTCGCACCTTTAATAGCGGTGAAATTTTGGTTGCACCGCGTACCAGTGCCGATTTGGTGGAGGCGATTCGCAAGGCGGCAGGGATTATTACCGAGGATGATAGCCTCACCAGCCATGCGGCAGTTCTGGGGTTGCGCTTGGGTATTCCGGTGATTGTCGGGGTTAAAAATGCCACCCACCTCATTCGCGAGGGCACCATTTTAACGATGGATGTGGAGCGGGGGCTGGTGTATTCCGGGGCAATAGGCGCGACGCAGCGATCGCCGGAGTAG
- the ndhM gene encoding photosynthetic/respiratory NAD(P)H-quinone oxidoreductase subunit M → MLLKSTTRHIHLYAGYVTNGEVHPDTETLTLNLDPDNELEWTDAALAKVEAKFQELVANAAGEDLTEYNLRRIGSDLEHFVRALLMNGEIAYNLNSRVRNYSLGIPRMANP, encoded by the coding sequence ATGCTACTGAAGTCCACCACCCGTCACATTCACCTCTACGCAGGTTACGTCACTAACGGTGAGGTTCATCCCGATACGGAAACCTTAACCCTTAACCTTGATCCAGATAACGAACTGGAATGGACAGATGCTGCCCTTGCCAAGGTGGAGGCCAAGTTTCAGGAACTGGTGGCCAACGCGGCGGGCGAAGACTTAACCGAGTACAATTTGCGCCGCATTGGCTCTGATCTTGAGCACTTTGTCCGCGCCCTGCTCATGAATGGCGAAATTGCCTATAACCTCAATAGTCGCGTCCGCAATTACAGCCTCGGTATTCCCCGTATGGCCAACCCCTAA
- the hisIE gene encoding bifunctional phosphoribosyl-AMP cyclohydrolase/phosphoribosyl-ATP diphosphatase HisIE, protein MSAPAFSLPLDRIAYDERGLVPAIVQDYLDGTVLMMAWMNREALQKTLETGRTWFWSRSRQELWPKGETSGHVQWLKSIRYDCDSDALLLSVQQVGGIACHTGRRSCFHRHGALGDQVEPPPADTLSQLYDVICQRRDRPQPDSYTCSLFAAGDNKILKKLGEETAEVVMACKDDDPEAIAAEVADLFYHTLVALAHHGVSLHQVYEQLQLRRR, encoded by the coding sequence ATGAGTGCGCCTGCCTTTAGTCTCCCCCTTGATCGCATTGCCTACGATGAGCGGGGGTTAGTACCCGCCATTGTCCAAGACTATCTAGATGGCACGGTGCTGATGATGGCTTGGATGAATCGGGAAGCTCTCCAAAAAACCCTAGAAACGGGGCGGACGTGGTTCTGGAGTCGTTCACGGCAGGAACTCTGGCCCAAGGGTGAAACCTCCGGTCATGTGCAGTGGCTCAAAAGTATTCGCTATGACTGCGACAGCGATGCGCTGCTCTTAAGTGTGCAGCAGGTGGGGGGCATTGCCTGCCATACGGGCAGGCGCAGTTGTTTCCACCGTCACGGTGCCCTCGGCGATCAGGTGGAGCCACCCCCCGCCGATACCCTCTCGCAACTGTACGATGTCATTTGTCAGCGGCGCGATCGCCCCCAACCCGACTCCTACACCTGTAGCTTGTTTGCGGCGGGCGACAACAAAATCCTGAAAAAATTAGGGGAAGAAACGGCGGAAGTGGTCATGGCCTGCAAGGATGACGACCCTGAGGCGATCGCGGCGGAAGTGGCCGACTTGTTCTATCACACCCTCGTGGCCTTAGCCCATCATGGGGTGTCACTGCACCAAGTGTATGAGCAGTTACAACTGCGTCGCCGCTAG
- a CDS encoding phosphoribosylanthranilate isomerase: MGSIRSINGDPIAVKICGLTQADQAVAIARMGVSALGFICVPNSRRYIPPSAIASICQQLPEGVLTVGVVANPTLAALEDLIHRSQVQAIQLHGDESPAFCEQVQQQYPNLQVIKALRVKSKETLEAIPAYVPHVSRLLLDAYHPQQLGGTGAPFDWRLLQDWQIPCSWWLAGGITPENCRQAVAQTRPHGLDLSSGVEISPGIKDLGRVAALLHALGINADHPLHS, from the coding sequence ATGGGTTCAATCCGTTCAATTAATGGTGACCCGATAGCGGTCAAAATTTGCGGCCTCACCCAAGCCGACCAAGCGGTGGCGATCGCCCGGATGGGCGTGAGTGCCCTTGGCTTTATTTGTGTACCCAACTCCCGCCGCTACATTCCCCCGTCAGCCATTGCCAGCATTTGTCAGCAGTTACCAGAGGGGGTGTTAACGGTTGGGGTTGTGGCCAACCCGACCCTTGCGGCCCTAGAGGATCTCATTCACCGCAGCCAAGTTCAGGCCATCCAACTTCACGGCGACGAGTCCCCAGCTTTTTGTGAACAGGTGCAGCAGCAATACCCCAACCTACAGGTCATCAAGGCCTTGCGCGTCAAGTCCAAAGAGACCCTAGAGGCCATCCCCGCCTACGTTCCCCATGTCAGCCGCCTGCTCCTTGATGCCTACCATCCCCAACAGTTGGGGGGTACCGGCGCTCCCTTTGACTGGAGACTGCTGCAGGATTGGCAAATTCCCTGTTCGTGGTGGCTTGCCGGTGGCATCACCCCCGAAAATTGCCGCCAAGCCGTTGCCCAGACCCGACCCCACGGCCTTGATCTGTCCAGTGGTGTGGAAATCAGTCCGGGAATTAAAGACTTGGGGCGAGTGGCCGCCCTCCTGCACGCCCTAGGGATAAATGCAGATCATCCCCTGCACTCTTAG
- a CDS encoding serine hydrolase, whose amino-acid sequence MLFFQASTYLTELVTRTLQATWQQFPWLGQEDIALTLLVYPPPIPVNTGGALTAAEFWQYPVPGANYRGDVPLYPASVVKLFYLVACHEWLHNGMLKPDAELERAMRDMIVNSSNDATGLVVDMLTGTTSGPCLPPEPFRTWQYQRNIVNRYFQSLGWPELAAINVNQKTWCDGPYGREQEFVGRDRQNRNRLTTDATAKLLHSIVGGVAVSAAASQAMLDLMRRSLDPAVLATDPENQVQGFLGEGLPQGATLWSKAGLTSWVRHDAAYIELPGCCPYTLVVFIENRTASTNTEVLPFISRQIAAGMPPLEGTSVL is encoded by the coding sequence ATGCTTTTTTTTCAGGCCAGTACCTACCTTACAGAGCTAGTGACCCGCACCCTTCAGGCCACGTGGCAGCAGTTTCCGTGGCTGGGGCAGGAGGATATTGCCCTCACGCTACTGGTGTATCCACCGCCAATTCCGGTGAATACGGGGGGGGCGCTAACTGCCGCCGAGTTTTGGCAATATCCGGTGCCGGGTGCCAATTACCGTGGTGATGTGCCCCTGTACCCCGCCAGTGTGGTGAAGCTGTTTTATTTGGTGGCCTGCCATGAATGGTTGCACAATGGCATGCTCAAACCTGATGCCGAGCTAGAGCGTGCCATGCGGGATATGATTGTGAACTCTAGCAATGATGCCACCGGACTCGTGGTGGATATGCTCACGGGTACGACCAGTGGCCCGTGCTTGCCGCCCGAACCCTTCCGCACATGGCAGTATCAGCGCAATATTGTCAATCGTTATTTTCAGTCCTTGGGGTGGCCGGAGTTGGCGGCCATTAACGTCAATCAAAAAACGTGGTGCGATGGTCCCTACGGTCGTGAGCAGGAGTTTGTCGGGCGCGATCGCCAGAATCGTAATCGCTTAACTACCGATGCCACCGCCAAACTGCTCCACAGTATTGTGGGGGGGGTTGCGGTGTCTGCTGCCGCCAGTCAGGCCATGCTCGACCTGATGCGGCGCTCCTTGGATCCAGCCGTGTTAGCCACCGATCCCGAAAACCAAGTGCAAGGATTTTTAGGGGAAGGGCTACCTCAGGGAGCCACCCTCTGGTCGAAGGCGGGGCTGACGAGCTGGGTACGCCATGATGCCGCCTATATTGAACTCCCAGGTTGTTGTCCCTATACGTTGGTGGTGTTTATCGAAAACCGAACCGCCAGCACCAACACTGAGGTATTACCCTTCATTTCCCGTCAGATTGCGGCGGGTATGCCTCCCCTAGAGGGCACCAGCGTACTGTAG